The following proteins are co-located in the Chitinivibrio alkaliphilus ACht1 genome:
- a CDS encoding tetratricopeptide repeat protein, which translates to MSTKKKSSPDLTPSEKVFFEHVSQFWEKYSKYCIFGALIVGVAGISVLSVQYRTAQEKAVAQRAYLQALEGDQTEQMEALKAVVADHSEYEYAAMSALKIGELYLREGDYSTSIEWFERAEKKSSHELVRDMARENIGAAYEYLGEYDLAMEAYKELTRVRNSFRTPSVYLKMAFLEMSRGNLDRAAVYSQKVIADDDVETSVKSSAKGLYAQLNAMGVDN; encoded by the coding sequence GTGAGCACAAAAAAGAAATCCTCACCCGATTTAACACCGTCAGAAAAAGTGTTTTTTGAGCATGTTTCACAGTTTTGGGAAAAATACAGCAAATACTGTATCTTCGGAGCTCTTATTGTAGGTGTTGCGGGTATAAGTGTCCTCTCGGTGCAGTATCGGACTGCGCAAGAGAAAGCAGTTGCTCAGCGAGCATATCTACAGGCTCTTGAGGGTGATCAGACAGAGCAAATGGAGGCGCTTAAAGCAGTAGTAGCTGATCATAGTGAGTATGAGTATGCTGCCATGAGTGCTTTGAAGATCGGTGAGCTCTATCTTCGTGAAGGGGATTACTCGACCTCCATAGAATGGTTTGAACGTGCTGAAAAGAAAAGTTCTCATGAGCTGGTAAGAGACATGGCTCGGGAGAATATTGGTGCTGCCTATGAATACCTTGGTGAGTATGATTTAGCCATGGAGGCGTACAAGGAGCTGACCCGTGTGCGTAATTCTTTCCGAACTCCCTCAGTGTATCTGAAAATGGCTTTCTTGGAAATGTCCCGGGGAAACCTTGACAGGGCGGCAGTATATAGTCAAAAAGTTATTGCTGATGACGATGTTGAGACATCGGTGAAATCCTCTGCAAAAGGGCTGTACGCACAACTTAACGCCATGGGTGTAGATAACTGA